The Streptomyces achromogenes DNA segment TCGCGACCGAAATGACGACCGAAATGAGGACCGAAACACATTCCGGCGAAGTCCCCGCACTGCTCCGATAACATGTTCGAAACTCGCGACGAACGCCCCTCCTCGTCCGTCCCCTACCGGGAGGGCCTGCCGTCCAGCGCGAAAAAGTACCTGTTCAGCCCGCATCTCACACACTGGTCAGACAATTGATATCTATGCAGTCACGGGTGTTCTCGCGAACCAAGGGGCCGCAGGCCGTCCTGTGGGCGGCGGTCGGCGTGGCGGCGCTCGGGCTCTTCGTCGCGCTGGAGATCGTCGCGCGTCACTACGGCCTGCCGGGGCCGATCACCAGCCAGGCGCGCGAGGTGATATTCCCTCCCAAATCGGGCGGCCTGCTGTACGCCAGCATGGCGTTGATGCTGGTGGTGGTGGACTGGCGGCAGCGGTTCATCGCGGTCGGCGCCGCGATCGCCATAGACGTCGGCTTCCTGCTGGTCCGGTGGGCGGCCGACATCAAGGTGACGGAGGGCCATCCCTTCGGCAACGGGGCGCTGTGGGTGACCCTCGGCTGCGCGGTCGTCGCCCTCACGCGCCGCACCGGCCGTGATCGCGCCCTGCTGCTGAAGGGCGCCGGGCTGGCCCTGCTGCTGATGGCCGGCCGCAAGACCGGGGACACCTGGCTGCTGATCACCTCCACGACCCGCCCGACGGTGCTCGACCAGTACGTGGCGATCGCCGATCACGCGCTGGGCAACCCGTCGTGGCTCGTGGGCCGGGCCGTCACGGCCACCGGCGCGATCGGCTTCAACGTCCTCGACTTCGTCTACGGTCAACTGCCGGTGGCGGCGGTCCTGGTCGCGCTGTACCAACTCCGCAACGTGGCGGCCGAACGCCGCTTTCCGCGCCATCACCTGGTGCGCACGTTCCTGGCGATCGGGCTCCTCGGCCCGGGCATCTACATGATCTTCCCGGTGGTCGGGCCGGTCTTCGCCTACGGCGACGGCAGCGAACACTGGGCCGCGGTCAGCCTGTGGCAGGAGTCGCACTCCAGCGTGCAGTGGGCGGTGGCCGATCTGTGGCCGACGACGCCGCCGCCGATCAGCCCCCCGCACCCGATGTCGTTCGACGGGGTCACCCCGCGCAACTGCATGCCCAGCCTGCACACGGCGTGGGCCACCGCGATCTTCATACACACCCGCAGGGGCCCGCGGGCGCTGCGTTACGCCGGTGCGTTCTGGCTGGTCGCCACGCTCGCGGCGACGCTGGGGTTCGGCTTCCACTACGGCGCGGACATCCTCGCCGGCGTGGTGTTCACGCTCACGATCGAGGGAGCCCTGCGCGCGCACGATCGCGGTTGGTCGCCGTCCGGCGTCCGGCTGGTCGCGTACGGCACGACGGTGTTCGCCGCGCTCCTGCTGTCGTACCGCTACCTGCCGCTGGAGATGGCCGGGCATCCGTGGTTCTACGGACCGCTCCTCGTCCTGGCGACGGTCTCCGTCGTCTACGCCTATCTGCGGACCACAGCGGCGTGGGAACCGAAGCCGGTGCTGCCCCGCCAGGCGGAGCCGCAGCAACACGCGTCCGCGGTGAAACCGCTGTAGCCCGGGTCGCCGGCGCGTCGGCGCGTCGTGTCCGCGGCCGGCGACCCGGCGGGCGCCGGGGCCCTGGGGTCACAGCGGGTGCCAGACCGCGCCGTCGCCGTCGCCGTGCGGTCGTACCCGGCCGAAGACCACGTCCGCGAAGTGGATGCCGAAGCCGAGGGTGTCCGGGCGCAGGAGTTCGGCGATCAGGCTGCGGCGGTGGCGCTCGGACCCGGCGGGGTCGGCGTCGGACACCGCGGACCACTCGGGGTGCCGGATCTGGAGCGAGGAGAGCAGGGCGTCGCCGAAGGCGAGCAGGCGGGCGCCGTGCGAGGCGATGACGAAGCCGGTGTGCCCGGCGGGGTGGCCGGGCAGGGCCAGGGCCTGGACCCCGGGGAAGATCTCCTCGCCGGGGACCACCGGCGTGGTCCGGGGTTCGAGAGCGGTGAGCGCCGGATCGCGGTGGTCCCACTCGGCCTTGGGGATCACGAAGGCCGCCCGGGTGAACAGGGGCGGGTCGACGCAGGCCCAGCCGACGTGGTCGGGGTGCAGGTGGGTGAAGGCCACCGTCTCGATGTCGTCGGGCGACCGGCCGAGCAGGGCCAGGTTGCCGGGCAGCGACCCGCCGTGCACCGCGCCCCGGTCGGGGTGAGCGGGGTCCTCCGGTACCGCGCGCGGCCCGAACCCGGCGTCGATCAGCAGAGCCCGGGCCCCGTGCTCGACGAGCAGACCGCCGGTGTTGGCGACGAGGCGGCGCGTGTCGTTGAGATAGGCGCCGTACCTGCTCCAGTGCCGGTCGACGGCGGCGGGCGGAATGCCGGCCGGCTTCAGCAGCATCGCCCCGTCGGGCACGTAGCTGACCTTCATCTCCCCCACGCGCAGGGTGCGCACGGCGGAGGGCCTGCGCAGGCGGCTGTCGTTCACGGAGGATCTCCTCGCGGGCGGCGATGGCACCCGGCCGCGCCCGGATGCGGGCGCGGGCCGGGAAAAGGGGCGCGGCTCGGTCACGCGGGCGGCTCGGACACAGGTCGGGCACGGGGCGGGGCGGACGGGCGGGTGGCTCGGATACGCGGGCGGCGCGGCCGTCCGCCGTGGGGCGGGGGACGGCCGCGCCGGGTGCGCGGACGGTTCCGGCGGGCGGTGCCGTGTGCCGGACACGGGACGGGCCTAGACCGTGGTCCGCTTGCGGAGTACGACGCCGACGAGGAGGGCGCCGGCGAGGGCGACGACACCGGCGGTGACCATGCCCGCGTGCAGGCCGCCCAGGATGTCGGCGCGGGACGGGACGGCGCCCGACGAGAGGGCGTTGGTGCGGGCGGCGGCGATCGCGCTCAGACCCGAGACGCCGATCGCGGCCACGTACTGCGGCAGCTGCGACAGTCCGCCGACGACGCCCTGGTCCTCCTCGGTGACGCCGGTGGTCATCACGGTGATGAAGGAGACGACGCTGAAGACGTGGCCGAGTCCCATGACGGAGGAGGTGGCGAGCAGGGCGGCCAGGTTCACGTCCTGGGGCAGGGCGAACATCGCCACCGTGCCGGCGCCCTGGATGAGCAGGCCCGCGGCCAGCACCCTCACCCCGCCGAACCGGCCGAGCAGCCGGGCGACGTACATGCCCCCGAGGGTGGCGGCGGCGCCCTCGCCGAGATAGCTCAGACCGGCCTGGAGGGCGGTGAAGCCCAGCACGTCCTGCATGTACAGGCTCAGCAGGACGGTCGTGCCGGCGCACATGCCGAAGGTGATGACGCCGAACAGCCCCGACCACTTCACGGACGGCCGGTTCAGCACGGACAGCGGCACCAGCGGCTCCGGGTGGCGCCGCTCGACCAGCAGGAACGCGACCAGCAGCACCAGGCCGCCGACGATCGGGCCGAGCGCCGCGGGCTGCGTCCAGCCCTCGTCGCCGCCGGTGGAGATGCCGTAGACCAGGCCGAACAGACCGAGCGTGGCCAGGATCGCGCCGGGGATGTCCATGCGGCGGGCGGCGCCGGACTCGTGGATCGCCGGCAGGGCCAGCGCGCCGGCCAGGGCCAGCGCCCCCATCACGCACAGCGCGACCATGGTCCAGCGCCAGCTGAAGCCGTTGGTGATGACACCGCCGCCGAGCGCGCCGAACACGAAGCCGAGCGACATGACGGCGCCGTTGAGACCCAGGGCGCGGGCGCGCTTGGGGCCCTCCTGGAAGTAGCCGGTCATCAGGGCGATGGCGGACGGGGCGATCATCGCGGCGGCGGTGCCCTGGCCGATGCGGGCGGCGATCAGCATGCCGGGGCTGTTCGCGAGGGCGGCGCCGAGGGAGAACAGGGTGAAGACGGCGACGCCGAGGGTGAACAGCCGCTTGCGGCCGATCAGGTCGGCGACCCGGGCGAACAGCGGCAGCAGGCTCGCCGACGGCAGCAGGCTGGCGGTGGCCACCCAACCCAGGGTGCCCGCGGAGGAGAAGCCGAGGGCGGTGCCGATGTCGGGCAGGGCGACGGTGACGATGGAGAAGTCCAGGCCGCACATGAAGGTGGCGCAGCACAGGGTGATCAGCACCAGCCACTCGTGTGTGCCGAAGACGGCGCCGTCGGCGGCGGGTGCGGGCGGTGCGGCGGCCTCCTGGACGGAGTGGACGGGGGGTGAGGATTCGGTGACGGCCATGAGGGGTCCTTCCTGGTGTCTCGCTGGCTGTCCCAGCTTCGAATCGGCGGACCTGCGCAACAAGGACGATCTGTGCAACGATCGATTCGCCGGGCTCATCGTTCGAGGTCGCAGGAGTGAGGGGGTGCGGGAGAACCGGTCATGGAACGCCAGGAGATCGAGATTTTCCTGACCCTCGCGGAGGAACTGCACTTCGGGAGGACCGCCGAGCGGGTGGGCGTCTCGCAGAGTCGGGTCAGCCAGACCATCGCCCGGCTGGAGCGCCGTATCGGCGCCAAGCTGTTCGACCGCACCAGCCGTCAGGTCGTCCTCACGCCCATCGGGGAGCAGCTCGGGGACGATCTCGCGCCCGCGTGGCGCGGGGTCGAGGAAGCGGTCGCCCGGGCCATGGCGGCCGGGCGGGGCATCACCGGCTCGCTGCGCATCGGGTTCTCCGGCGCGTTCACGGGCCATCTGCTGCACAGCATCGCCGAGGGGTTCGGGCGCCGGTACCCGGGTGTGGACGTGCAGATCCGGCAGGTGCAGATCTCGGACCCGTACGGTCCGCTGCGCACCGGGGACGTCGAGCTCCAGGTCACCGAACCCCCGGTGTCGGAGCCGGATCTGACGCTGGGTCCGGTGCTGGTGTCGCAGCAGAGGGTGCTGCTGATGGCGTCCGGGCACCCGTTCACGCGGCGGGCGTCGGTGAGCGTGGAGGACCTGGCGGAGGCGACGCTGCTGACGGTCGCCGGGAACGTGCCGACGCACTGGCTGGACCACCACTTCCCGCGGCAGACGCCGTCGGGACGGCCCATCCCGCACGGGCAGGCGATGACGCACTGGGAGGACGCGCTCTCCCTGGTTCTCGCCGGCAAGGGCGTGACGCCGGTGGCGGCGGCCGGCGCGCACTACTACAGCCGTCCCGGCCTGGTCTTCAGGCCGTTCTCGGACGCCCCGGACATCGACTACGCCTTCGTCTGGCCCACCGGCCACGAGACGGCGCGGCTACGGGCCTTCGTCCAGGTGGCCATGGAGCGGGTCCGCGCGGTGGGCGGCCCCTCGCGCGCCGTGGAGAGCCTGTGGACGGAGGGGGAGAAGGGCGTCTGAGGCCGCCGGCCGAGCGCGGCGAGCGGGGACGGGCGTCTGAGGCCGCCGGTCGAGCGCGGCGAGCGGGGGACGGCGTCCGAGGCCGTCGGCCGAGCGTGCGGCGACCGGGGGAACGGCGTCCGAGGTCGCCGTCGGCCGGCGGGCGGGTGACCGGTGGCCGAGGTCATCGGCCGAGCGTGCGGCGAGCGGGGTTCACTGGAGGCTTCCCGCGCCCGCGGCGGCGAGATAGCGCTGGTCGGGGCTGTCCTGGAGCATCACGTGGTGGAGCGTCGTGGTGGAGGGCGACGGGGGGATGCCGAGGTCGTCGGTCATCCGGCGGTGCAGTGACTGGTAGACCTCCAGCGCGGCGGCCCGGCGGCCCGAGGCGTAGAGCGCCCGCATCAGCTGGGTGTGCAGGTTCTCGTGGTACGGGTGTTCGTCGACCAGGGCGACGGCCTCCCCTACGGCCTCCTGGAAGCGCCGGCACAGCAGCAGCGCGTCGATCCGTGCCTCGCAGGCGGCGAGGTGCGCCTCGTTCAGCACCCGGGCCTGCACGGTGAGCCGGCTGCCGAGCCGGACGTTGCCGAAGGGCGCCCCGCGCCAGATCGCGAGGGCCTCGCCGAGCATCTCGGCGGCGGCGTGCGCCTCGCGCCCGTCCAGCAGGCCCCGGGCCTCCAGGACCAGCCGCTCGAAGCGGGGCCGGTCCCATTCGTCGGGCCGCAGCCGCAGCACATAGCCGTTGCCGTCGGTGACCAGCCGGTGGTCGGCGATCTCACGGGCGCTGGCGCCGGCGCCGGCTGCCAGCGCCTTGCGTATCGCCCCGATGTACGTCTGCAGGGCGGTGGTCGCGGTGCGGGGCGGCTCGCCGTCCCACACCTCGCTCAGCAGCGCCGGCACGGAGACGCGGTGGTTGGCCTTCGCCATGAGCAGGGCGAGCACCTGCCGTTGCTTGGGTGCGCTGGGGGTGACGTCACGCCCCTGCTCGCGGATGTCGATCGGTCCGAGGACACGGAACTCCACAGCCCCTCCTCAAGGTCGGGTGTCACCGCCCGGCACGGCGGGCGCTGTGCGGGCGAACGGGTCGGCAGGAACTCCGCGTCGCTGCGGGATTCCCGTGGTGCTGTGTGTGGGGGAGGGCAGGGCGTGTGGTGCCGTGTGGGGGGAAGGGCGTCGGCCGTACCGCGGACGGCGGTCGGGCCCCTGCTGCGTGCGGCGGTCAGCCGCCGCCCGGGGCGAGGCACACCTCGTGCCCGAGCCTGCGGTGGGCCGAGGCGACGGACACCAGCGTGGCGTGCCGGTGCCAGCCGGGGTACGACCGGCCCGCGAAGTCGTGCAGGCCCAGTTCGGCCTCGGCGACCCCGACCCGCGCGGCCGTGGCGGAGCCGATGACCGCGAGGGCCCGGCTCTGCCACGCCGGGGGCAGGTTGGTCAGCCAGACCCGGTCGGGCCGTGGGCGGGGAGTGGTCCAGACGCCGACCAGCAGGGCCGGCCGGTGGTGCGCCGGCAGGTGCACCCGCAGGGTGCCGAACCGGGGCCGCCCGGGGGCGAGGGGGGTGGTCACGGAGGGCCGGGCGTGCCGCCGCAGCAGGTCGTCCGCCGGCTCCGGAACCGTGTGCGCTCCGGTCGTGTCGGCCGGGTGGGGGTCGGTGACCGGGGCGGGCGCCAGGGGCAGGGTGTCGGGGAGGGCCACGATCCAGTCCAGGCCGCGGGCGTCGAGGCCCTCGATCACGGCAGCGGCGTCGATGTGTCCGTCCGTGTGGACGACGACCGGCGGCATCTCGGGCGTGGTACGCGCCAGTCGGTCGGCCAGGGCGAGGCACAGCTCGGTCGCGGTGGCGTGGCCGGTGACCTCGGGGATACGGGCCTGGTGGCGCAGCGCGGCGTCCTCGGTCCAGCGCCGGGGCAGGTACAGCCGCCAGTCCACGGACAGGTCGCCGAGGTCGCCGGAGAGGAACGCGCCCACGGCGAGCTGGCAGTTGACGGTGCGTCCGACGGCGGGGACGAAGCGCCGGTGGACGCCGGCGGACAGCGCGCCGCGCTTGGGGATGACCACGGGGGCGAGCGTCCAGGCGTGCGGGGCGGTGTGCTCGGCGACCCAACGGGCGAGTTCGGCGCGGACCGGCCGCCAGGGCCAGGCGCTGTCGTTGACGAACTGCTGCAGCGACTGGGGCGCCGTCGGGGACGGCGTCACCGAGGCCGCTATGCGCCGCAGTGACTTCTTGCCCTGGGTGGTCAGCAGTCCCCGCAAGTAGACGCCGGCCCACCGTCGTTGGTCGGCCCGCGGCAGATGGGCGAAGAGCCGCTGGGCCGGCGGCGGAACGCGCTCGGTGGCCGGATGCATGGACGGACTCCTCTCTCCCGGCAGCGGCAAATATACAGAACATTCTCTATGTTTCTAGGCCGGTGATCGGACCGGCGGTGTGCGGAAGGGGTGCGCGGAGAGGTGCCCGGGGCCTCTGAGCTGCGGCAGGAGGCGGTGTGCCGGGCGGCGGACCGGCGCGGAAAATTCCGTGCGCGGCACACGAGGCGGCATGCGGGCCCGGCCCGGGTGACACGGCCCGTGTGTGGAACGGTTCATTCCGTCACCGGAGGTGGTCCTGAAGGGGATTCCACCCCGGGCCGAGGGCCGTCAGTCGGTGGCCGGGCCGGCGGCGGCCGAGGGAGCGGGAGCGCCCGAGGGAGCGGGGGCGGCCGAGGGGGAGGGGACCGGGGCGGCCGAGGGGGAGGGGGCGGCCGGGGGTGAGGGAGCGGCCGAGGGGGCGAGCAGGGCGCCCAGTGCCTTCAGGGCCTGCGCCAGGCTTTCCTCGGGACCGTCGCCGGTGGCCGTGCGCAGTGCGTCCGGGGCGGTGGCCGCGGCTTCGACGCCGAGCAGGATGTGGGAGAGCAGGGAGGCGGCCGCCACCGGGGTCAGTCCGGCGTCCAGGCGCTCCTCGTACCAGGCCCGCTCCAGTGCCTCGCGCAGGCCGGGGACCCAGGAGTCGTACCAGCCGTGATCGGCGGCGTGCCCCTCGCGGGTGAGCCTGGCGGCCGCGCGGATGCTCTGGGTGCCGCGCAGCGCGTCGGCCAGGGTCAGCACCTCGTCGAGCACGGCCCGCAGTCCCGGCGCGGCGGCGGTGCCCCGCATCACCTCGCGGGTGGCGGTCGTGCCGGCCTCCTGGACGGCGTCCGCCAGCGCCGACTTGCTGGGGAAGTGGAAGGTCAGCGCGCCCATCGTGACACCGGCCGATCTGACGATCCGGTGCAGGGAGGTGCCGTCGTAGCCGTGCTCGGCGAATTCGGCGGACGCGGCCCTGACGATCCGCTGCCGGGTCTGCTCGGCCCTCTCCTGTCTCGCCACCTGTGTGCGCACCTCCTCCCGCCCCCGTGTGTCGCGGCCGGCCCGCGACGAGACCACCCTAGGTCAAGGAATTACCAAGAGATCGGGAGAAGCAGCAGCTCGGAACGTTCTTGGCAGGTTGGCCGGTAAGGGCTGCACGATCCGGCTGACGGTCCGGCGGGCACCTGTTTGACTGAGTGCCATGATCGAACAACCGTACGTGATGAGTGACCGGGTCGTCATGATCACCGGAGCGTCGTCGGGCATCGGCGCCGCCGCGGCCCGGCTCTTCGCCGAGCACGGCGCGGCGGTCGTGCTCACGGCCCGCCGCCGGGAACAACTCGCCTCCGTGGCCGAGGAGATCGAGGCCAAGGGAGGCCGGGCGGCGTACGTCCCCGGGGACATCCGCAGCGGCGAGGACGTCGAACGGGTCGTGGAGACCGCGCTGCGCCGCTTCGGCCGCCTGGACGCCGCCTTCAACAACGCCGGCTACGGCACGCTCGGCACCGAACTGCACGAGATGTCGGACGACGACTACGACGCCGTCATGGACGTCAACGTCCGAGGTGTCTGGAACTGCATGCGCCACCAGATCCGCGCCATGCTGGGCACCGGCGGCGGGGCCATCGTGAACACCGCGAGCGTGGCCGGCCTGATCGCCACCGGGGTGGGCGCGCCCTATGTGGCCGCCAAACACGCGGTGATCGGCCTGACCAAGGCCGCGGCGGCCTCGTACGGGGACCGGGGCATCCGGGTCAACGCCCTGGCGGTGGGCAGCACGCTCACCGAGATGATGGAATCAGCCATAGCGCAGATGCCCGGCGTGGAGCAGACGTTCTTCGCGCGTGCCGTGCAGAAGCGGTTCGCCGCCCCCGTCGAGGTGGCGCAGGCGGCGCTGTGGCTGTGCAGCGACGCGGCGTCGTTCGTGACCGGCGCGACCGTCCCGGTGGACGGCGGCACGCTGGCCGTCTGAGACGCCGCACCGCGGTCGGTGCGGCCCGACGGCCGTCCGGGACCCCGCTTCATCGCGGCGCCCGGACGGCCCCGGGAGCGAACGGACGCCGTCTGGGCGGGACTTCTCGGTCACGGCACGCGTCCCGTGACCGGAGAGGCTTGGCGAGCGGGGGAACCCTTCCGGCCCGGAACCACGCCCTAGCGTGCCGTCGGCACCCGTTCGCCGGTGCCGGCCGGCCACAGCGTGCCGGCGGCCGCCTCCTCGTCCAGGGCGCGCAGCAGCGTGTGGTCGATCTCGTCGAGCCCGTCCACGAGATGGCGTGCCCCGGCCTCTCGCATCAGTTCGGCCTGGTGGCTGTGTGCGAACCGGCTGGGCCGGCCGATGAACGGCGCCCCGAGCGCTCTCGCCGCCTCGGCGACCCGGGCCACGTCGTCGATGAAGAGCACCTGGCCGTGCTCCAGACCGAAGCGGGCGGTGATCTCCCGCAGCCCGGGGCGCACGTCGTTGGTGCAGATGTAGTGGGGCGGCGTGAACAGGTCGGCGTACGCCCCGAGATGCTCGTCGAAGTGGGTCTTGGCCAGGCCGCCGTAGCAGACCACCTCGAGCCCGGCGGCGCGCAGCCGCCGCAGCAGTGCCTCGGCTCCCTCGGTGACCTCCACGGGGTGCTCGGCGAGGTGGGCGGCGCGCTCCTCGAAGTAGGCGGCCAGGGCCTCCTCGCCGGTCATCGGCTGCGGCACCGCCGCCGCCATGGCGCGGCCGGCGTCGGCCTGCCGCTGGGAGAAGACACTGCGTTCGACGTCGGCCGAGTACACGCCGCCGCGGCGGGTGACGAACCGGTGGATGAGCGGGCTGAACGTGTCGGCGAGCAGCACGCCGTCGATGTTGACGGCGGCGAGGCGCAGGCGATGCGGGCGGTGCGGTCGGTCGGTCATGATGCGGGTCCCTCCCCTTGGGCGGGCGCGCTCACGGACGTCCACAGGGACAGAGCGCGCTCCTCGCTGTTCTCGATCCCGCCGAGCGCCGCGTCGGTGGCGACGCCGGGCAGCAGCAGGCGCCACATGTTCGCCGTCCGGCGCGGCAGGTCGGCCCCGCCGGGAGACGACCTGCGCGTACTCCTGCATGCCGGTGCACGCGCCGACGACGAACTCGGCCAGCTCGCCGATGCGCACGTGCTCGCGCAACTCGCCCTGCGCGCGCGCCGCTTCGAGACACTCCTCGAAGCTGCGGGCCCACACCGCGTACGGCGTGGCGTCCTGTAGGCCGAAGGCGGCCTGCTCGCCGGTGAGCCGGACGCCGGCGCGCAGCATCGGGTCGGCCTGCAGCGAGTGCGACCAGATGAGGGTGATGTCCACCAGGCGCTGCAGTCCGGTCGTGGGCACATGCGGCTCGATCGTGCCGCGCTGGGCGTTCATCACCTCCATCGCGAGGTTCTGCTTGTCCTTGAAGTGGAAGTACAGGGCCCCCGCGGTCACCCCCGCGCGCTGCAGGATCTTGTTGATCCCGGCGCCGGCGTAGCCGTACTCGTCGAAGACCTCGGCGGCCGCCCGCAGCAGCTGTTCTCGGGTGTGAATCGCGCGCTCCTGTTTGGGCGCGCGATTCGTGTTCGCTTGTGCCATGGCGTCATCCCGGTCTCGACAAGAAAAAGAACGTCCTCTATGTTACTGGCCGTGGCGCGCCTCCGCCACCGTGCGGGGGCAGCGCATGTCGACGCTGGACAACCAGGGGGGTTCCACATGAATGAGACGGTGACGGCTGCCGCGGTGTCGAGAACGGTCCGGGTCGCGAAGGATCTCGTCCACAAGCACGACGGCGGCCAGGTGCTTCTCTCGGGCCTGAAGCGCCTGGCGGAGGACGAGTTCCTGGTCGCGGCGGACTGGACGGACGCGGGCCGTCTCGTGGCCGCCGGCGACCGGGGGGAGGGCAGCGCCGTACTGCTCACGGAAACGATTCGGCAGACCTTTCCGCTGCTGTCGCACGCCGGTTACGACGTCCCGTTCGACCACCGTCTGCTGTGGAGCGAGTACCGCTACACGCTGAACCTCGGGACACTGCGCGAGGACGGCGTCGGCGGCCGGCCCGACCTGCACATCCGCTGCCACGACGTGGTCCGCCGCCGCGGCCGGGTCTGCGCCCTGTCCCTGGACGTCACCGTGCTGCGCGACGGCGAGCAGTTGGCCACCGCGCACACCCGGTTCACCATCCAGCCGCCCGCCATCTACGAGCGGCTGCGCGGCTCCCACGGCGACGCCCACCGCATGCTGGAACTGGCCCGCAGCCGCCCGCTGCCGCCGCCGGTCTCCGGCGCCGGCGAGGA contains these protein-coding regions:
- a CDS encoding LysR family transcriptional regulator, which translates into the protein MERQEIEIFLTLAEELHFGRTAERVGVSQSRVSQTIARLERRIGAKLFDRTSRQVVLTPIGEQLGDDLAPAWRGVEEAVARAMAAGRGITGSLRIGFSGAFTGHLLHSIAEGFGRRYPGVDVQIRQVQISDPYGPLRTGDVELQVTEPPVSEPDLTLGPVLVSQQRVLLMASGHPFTRRASVSVEDLAEATLLTVAGNVPTHWLDHHFPRQTPSGRPIPHGQAMTHWEDALSLVLAGKGVTPVAAAGAHYYSRPGLVFRPFSDAPDIDYAFVWPTGHETARLRAFVQVAMERVRAVGGPSRAVESLWTEGEKGV
- a CDS encoding IS701 family transposase — its product is MHPATERVPPPAQRLFAHLPRADQRRWAGVYLRGLLTTQGKKSLRRIAASVTPSPTAPQSLQQFVNDSAWPWRPVRAELARWVAEHTAPHAWTLAPVVIPKRGALSAGVHRRFVPAVGRTVNCQLAVGAFLSGDLGDLSVDWRLYLPRRWTEDAALRHQARIPEVTGHATATELCLALADRLARTTPEMPPVVVHTDGHIDAAAVIEGLDARGLDWIVALPDTLPLAPAPVTDPHPADTTGAHTVPEPADDLLRRHARPSVTTPLAPGRPRFGTLRVHLPAHHRPALLVGVWTTPRPRPDRVWLTNLPPAWQSRALAVIGSATAARVGVAEAELGLHDFAGRSYPGWHRHATLVSVASAHRRLGHEVCLAPGGG
- a CDS encoding phosphatase PAP2 family protein — translated: MQSRVFSRTKGPQAVLWAAVGVAALGLFVALEIVARHYGLPGPITSQAREVIFPPKSGGLLYASMALMLVVVDWRQRFIAVGAAIAIDVGFLLVRWAADIKVTEGHPFGNGALWVTLGCAVVALTRRTGRDRALLLKGAGLALLLMAGRKTGDTWLLITSTTRPTVLDQYVAIADHALGNPSWLVGRAVTATGAIGFNVLDFVYGQLPVAAVLVALYQLRNVAAERRFPRHHLVRTFLAIGLLGPGIYMIFPVVGPVFAYGDGSEHWAAVSLWQESHSSVQWAVADLWPTTPPPISPPHPMSFDGVTPRNCMPSLHTAWATAIFIHTRRGPRALRYAGAFWLVATLAATLGFGFHYGADILAGVVFTLTIEGALRAHDRGWSPSGVRLVAYGTTVFAALLLSYRYLPLEMAGHPWFYGPLLVLATVSVVYAYLRTTAAWEPKPVLPRQAEPQQHASAVKPL
- a CDS encoding TetR family transcriptional regulator, whose protein sequence is MARQERAEQTRQRIVRAASAEFAEHGYDGTSLHRIVRSAGVTMGALTFHFPSKSALADAVQEAGTTATREVMRGTAAAPGLRAVLDEVLTLADALRGTQSIRAAARLTREGHAADHGWYDSWVPGLREALERAWYEERLDAGLTPVAAASLLSHILLGVEAAATAPDALRTATGDGPEESLAQALKALGALLAPSAAPSPPAAPSPSAAPVPSPSAAPAPSGAPAPSAAAGPATD
- a CDS encoding AfsR/SARP family transcriptional regulator yields the protein MEFRVLGPIDIREQGRDVTPSAPKQRQVLALLMAKANHRVSVPALLSEVWDGEPPRTATTALQTYIGAIRKALAAGAGASAREIADHRLVTDGNGYVLRLRPDEWDRPRFERLVLEARGLLDGREAHAAAEMLGEALAIWRGAPFGNVRLGSRLTVQARVLNEAHLAACEARIDALLLCRRFQEAVGEAVALVDEHPYHENLHTQLMRALYASGRRAAALEVYQSLHRRMTDDLGIPPSPSTTTLHHVMLQDSPDQRYLAAAGAGSLQ
- a CDS encoding SDR family NAD(P)-dependent oxidoreductase, whose product is MIEQPYVMSDRVVMITGASSGIGAAAARLFAEHGAAVVLTARRREQLASVAEEIEAKGGRAAYVPGDIRSGEDVERVVETALRRFGRLDAAFNNAGYGTLGTELHEMSDDDYDAVMDVNVRGVWNCMRHQIRAMLGTGGGAIVNTASVAGLIATGVGAPYVAAKHAVIGLTKAAAASYGDRGIRVNALAVGSTLTEMMESAIAQMPGVEQTFFARAVQKRFAAPVEVAQAALWLCSDAASFVTGATVPVDGGTLAV
- a CDS encoding ScbR family autoregulator-binding transcription factor, translating into MAQANTNRAPKQERAIHTREQLLRAAAEVFDEYGYAGAGINKILQRAGVTAGALYFHFKDKQNLAMEVMNAQRGTIEPHVPTTGLQRLVDITLIWSHSLQADPMLRAGVRLTGEQAAFGLQDATPYAVWARSFEECLEAARAQGELREHVRIGELAEFVVGACTGMQEYAQVVSRRGRPAAPDGEHVAPAAARRRHRRGARRDREQRGARSVPVDVRERARPRGGTRIMTDRPHRPHRLRLAAVNIDGVLLADTFSPLIHRFVTRRGGVYSADVERSVFSQRQADAGRAMAAAVPQPMTGEEALAAYFEERAAHLAEHPVEVTEGAEALLRRLRAAGLEVVCYGGLAKTHFDEHLGAYADLFTPPHYICTNDVRPGLREITARFGLEHGQVLFIDDVARVAEAARALGAPFIGRPSRFAHSHQAELMREAGARHLVDGLDEIDHTLLRALDEEAAAGTLWPAGTGERVPTAR
- a CDS encoding ScbA/BarX family gamma-butyrolactone biosynthesis protein, which codes for MNETVTAAAVSRTVRVAKDLVHKHDGGQVLLSGLKRLAEDEFLVAADWTDAGRLVAAGDRGEGSAVLLTETIRQTFPLLSHAGYDVPFDHRLLWSEYRYTLNLGTLREDGVGGRPDLHIRCHDVVRRRGRVCALSLDVTVLRDGEQLATAHTRFTIQPPAIYERLRGSHGDAHRMLELARSRPLPPPVSGAGEEFRDVVLSPTDATDRWQLRIDTYHPMYFDHPADHAPGILLLEAAKQAVRTVRHPRVGLAEAMETVFHRYVELDSPCWVEARHLPDDQLGRARFLVTMHQEGQLCFTALVSVAKEQSG
- a CDS encoding MFS transporter; its protein translation is MAVTESSPPVHSVQEAAAPPAPAADGAVFGTHEWLVLITLCCATFMCGLDFSIVTVALPDIGTALGFSSAGTLGWVATASLLPSASLLPLFARVADLIGRKRLFTLGVAVFTLFSLGAALANSPGMLIAARIGQGTAAAMIAPSAIALMTGYFQEGPKRARALGLNGAVMSLGFVFGALGGGVITNGFSWRWTMVALCVMGALALAGALALPAIHESGAARRMDIPGAILATLGLFGLVYGISTGGDEGWTQPAALGPIVGGLVLLVAFLLVERRHPEPLVPLSVLNRPSVKWSGLFGVITFGMCAGTTVLLSLYMQDVLGFTALQAGLSYLGEGAAATLGGMYVARLLGRFGGVRVLAAGLLIQGAGTVAMFALPQDVNLAALLATSSVMGLGHVFSVVSFITVMTTGVTEEDQGVVGGLSQLPQYVAAIGVSGLSAIAAARTNALSSGAVPSRADILGGLHAGMVTAGVVALAGALLVGVVLRKRTTV
- a CDS encoding MBL fold metallo-hydrolase encodes the protein MNDSRLRRPSAVRTLRVGEMKVSYVPDGAMLLKPAGIPPAAVDRHWSRYGAYLNDTRRLVANTGGLLVEHGARALLIDAGFGPRAVPEDPAHPDRGAVHGGSLPGNLALLGRSPDDIETVAFTHLHPDHVGWACVDPPLFTRAAFVIPKAEWDHRDPALTALEPRTTPVVPGEEIFPGVQALALPGHPAGHTGFVIASHGARLLAFGDALLSSLQIRHPEWSAVSDADPAGSERHRRSLIAELLRPDTLGFGIHFADVVFGRVRPHGDGDGAVWHPL